The following are from one region of the Salicibibacter kimchii genome:
- the gatC gene encoding Asp-tRNA(Asn)/Glu-tRNA(Gln) amidotransferase subunit GatC, whose amino-acid sequence MTEITKEQVKHVADLARLTFSDDELETFAKQMGDIIQYAERLNALNTEDVVPTTHVMDVRNVLREDEVRPSLNREDVLKNAPASKDGQFEVPSVLD is encoded by the coding sequence GTGACCGAGATTACAAAAGAACAAGTGAAACATGTGGCAGACCTTGCACGCTTAACGTTTAGTGATGATGAACTGGAAACATTTGCCAAACAAATGGGCGATATTATTCAATATGCGGAACGCCTTAACGCACTAAACACCGAAGATGTCGTACCGACGACGCATGTCATGGACGTACGAAATGTTCTGCGTGAAGATGAAGTGCGCCCGTCCCTGAACAGGGAAGATGTGCTAAAAAATGCGCCAGCGTCAAAAGATGGACAATTTGAAGTGCCATCTGTCCTGGACTAA
- the gatA gene encoding Asp-tRNA(Asn)/Glu-tRNA(Gln) amidotransferase subunit GatA has translation MSFLDETIASMQQKIKNKEVKVSELTESAYKRIRDVDDSVQAFLTLDEEGAMEKARALDEQVNQSEGQPLFGIPAGIKDNIMTEGLKTTCASQLLDNFNPVYDATVMKHLHAQNTITVGKLNMDEFAMGSSNENSGYFGTKNPWDTNYVPGGSSGGSAAAVAAGEVPFALGSDTGGSIRQPASFCGVVGLKPTYGRVSRYGLVAFASSLDQIGPITRTVEDNAYVLQEIAGHDENDSTSVDVSVPDYRSALEGNINGLRIAVPKEFLEEGVDAGVKERIQTAIRTLEGMGATCEEVSLPNSRYAVAAYYLLSSSEASAHLARFDGIRYGVRKGGDDLMDVYKKTRSEGFGDEVKRRIMLGTFALSTGYYDAYYKKAQKVRTLIREDFNQVLHSYDVILGPTAPTPAFKIGEQKDDPLTMYLNDILTIPVNLSGNPALSIPCGFSNGLPVGMQLIGKPFEERILYRVGHAYEQETGHYKEKPGL, from the coding sequence GTGTCATTTTTGGATGAAACGATCGCATCGATGCAACAGAAAATAAAAAATAAAGAAGTAAAAGTCTCAGAGCTGACCGAAAGTGCCTACAAAAGAATTCGAGACGTCGATGATTCGGTGCAGGCATTTCTCACCTTGGATGAAGAAGGCGCCATGGAGAAAGCCCGAGCGCTTGATGAACAGGTCAATCAAAGCGAGGGACAACCATTGTTCGGCATTCCGGCAGGCATTAAGGACAACATCATGACCGAGGGATTGAAAACGACATGCGCCAGTCAATTGCTTGATAATTTTAACCCCGTCTATGATGCAACGGTTATGAAACACTTGCACGCACAAAATACCATAACCGTCGGGAAATTAAACATGGACGAGTTCGCGATGGGCTCTTCCAACGAAAATTCCGGCTATTTTGGAACGAAAAACCCGTGGGATACGAACTACGTGCCCGGAGGTTCAAGCGGAGGGTCCGCTGCCGCGGTCGCCGCGGGAGAAGTGCCGTTTGCATTAGGATCGGACACCGGAGGATCCATTCGACAGCCCGCGTCTTTTTGCGGAGTGGTCGGCTTGAAGCCTACATATGGACGAGTATCGCGTTACGGACTTGTGGCATTCGCTTCTTCATTGGATCAAATCGGTCCGATTACCCGAACCGTCGAAGATAATGCCTATGTGCTTCAGGAAATTGCGGGCCATGACGAGAACGACTCCACATCCGTGGATGTGTCCGTGCCGGATTATCGGTCAGCACTTGAAGGCAACATTAACGGTTTGAGAATTGCGGTACCGAAAGAGTTTCTTGAGGAAGGGGTCGACGCCGGCGTCAAAGAACGCATTCAAACGGCGATTCGCACATTGGAAGGAATGGGGGCAACATGCGAGGAAGTGTCCTTGCCCAATTCCAGGTACGCGGTTGCTGCTTATTATTTGCTCTCTTCTTCGGAAGCCTCCGCCCATCTTGCCCGTTTTGACGGTATCCGTTACGGCGTTCGAAAAGGCGGCGACGATTTAATGGATGTCTATAAAAAAACAAGAAGCGAAGGCTTTGGCGATGAAGTGAAGCGCCGGATTATGCTGGGAACATTCGCGCTTAGCACTGGATATTACGACGCTTACTATAAAAAAGCGCAAAAAGTGCGGACGCTGATTCGCGAAGATTTCAACCAGGTGTTGCATAGTTATGACGTGATTCTTGGGCCGACGGCACCGACACCAGCGTTTAAAATCGGAGAACAAAAAGATGATCCGCTTACGATGTACCTTAATGATATTTTGACCATTCCGGTCAACCTGTCCGGAAACCCGGCCCTATCCATTCCGTGCGGTTTTTCAAATGGGCTCCCGGTCGGAATGCAGTTGATCGGAAAACCATTTGAAGAGCGCATTCTTTACCGTGTCGGTCATGCTTACGAACAAGAAACAGGACATTATAAAGAAAAACCGGGACTATAA